The Streptomyces sp. NBC_00510 genomic interval TCCGACCCGCTGGTAGGGCCGGACGGGCTCAGGTGTGCGCTGGTCGCCACGGGACGCAGACCGTGCGGGCCGGGCAGGAGCGCTCCGACCTTGGCCCGCGGGCTCGGGCCGAGCCGGCCGGGTCCGCCGAGGCTCGTGCTTCGCAGGCGTCGACTTGCGAACGTCCTTCTTCCGCGCCCGGTCAGTCCGTGAACCGTCGATGCGGTCCAGCGCGTCGCGCAGGTCTGCGACAAGCCAGCCAGGCAGCCCCTGGGGCGGCTCAACCCCGTTGAAGAAGGCTCCGGCCAGGTCCATGCAGTACGTGTACCGATCCCATTCGGAGCGTTGCGCGTACGCCTGACCGACGCTGCGCAGCGCCGCCCGCATCCGCGCGTACGACACCTGCCGTCCGCCGATCACGTACGACGTCCGCTGCCGCGCCGCCTCGATGGCGAGCGCGATCCGGTGCACGGGTGTCGGCGCCGCGGTTTCCCGCAGCGACACGATGCCGACCCAGCGGTTCATGTCCCTCCCCCTTGCAGGCCGCACGATCCGCCCATACCGGCACGCGTCACCGCGCTCCCCCCGGCATACGGACGGCCCTCCCCGGGCTGTCCCCAAGTGGTCACGCCGAAGCCGCACCACAGAGGCGGGTGAGGTCGGGGCGACCGCGTGAGCAGCGTAGTGGCTTGTGCATTCATGGTGAACAGCCCTGGCAGAAGCTGGCGCGGCGCCCATTCCTGATCAGGTGACAGGCGTCGGCCTGTCCGGCCGCACGGCTGCCGGCGTACCTCATCCGCTGGCGGCGGGACTGAGCTTGTCCTGCGATCTTGTTCCGCTCGTCTTCGTTCAGTTGAGGGCTTCCCCGGACTTCTTGGCGGACTGCGTCTTCTTCTTCGCCAGTTTCCGCTCCGTCTGCCTCTTCTCCCGGGTGAGCCGAATCCGCCGCTCGCGCTGCATCTCCTCCGGGGTCAGTCACATGTTGGCATGCGCGACCACGTGGGGTAGGCGCAGGCCACCCTCACCGCTGTTCTTGACGCGTGAGGCCGCGAAGGCATTGCCGCGGGCATCCGTGGCGTTCTTCGACCGCTTCCCCTGCGGTTTGACGGGTACAGGCCTCGCCGGGTTTCGACGGCTTCTCACCAGAGCAGCCCCCAGTCCGTTGCGCCGTCGCTCGGCGTCACGGGCGAACTCCAGGTCCTGTAATGCGCGCAGGCGCCAGAGTTCCTGTTGCTGCTTGGAAAGCCGCTTCGCGGTATTGCTGGACTTGACCGCGCACTTCACCGATGGCCAGAATTATGATGCAGGATCAGGTGGCTGATGTATCGAAGATTGACCGCGCCCTACTCTGCCAGGTACTCACCGGCAGAGCATTAGTGTGGCTGCGGACATTGCATCCCAAAGCACCTTAACCGCGACTTATACGGGGTTTCTTGAACTACTCACTCATCAGGCCCCTCTGCCCCCATGTAGGGCCCCAGTTCCCCGACCCGTTGGCATGCCAGGCGTCAGTCACGCCGTCCCTGAAGTCATTGAGTACCCCGACAGGGATGGTCACTCCTTCGCCGTACTCCTTCAGGGAGACGTTGTACTCCCGGAGGACGACGCAGCGTTCGCAGTCGTCATCGCGAATCGTGGAGACGTGAATCTCCATGCCGTCGGACATATAGACGCGGAAGTGGTGCTCAATTTGCCCCCGCCGCTCCCTTTGCCGGGCGGCATCCTCGACAACTTCCAGGAAGTCATGGAGCTCCATGAGAGGGATGGTCACCCCTGCGCCGTACTCCTTCAGGGAGGCGTTGTACATCCGGCAATCCACAAAGCGTTCGTAGTCGTCATCGCGAATCGTGGAGATGTGGATCTCCTTGTCAGTGTCCACATCGCGGATGCGAGCGTGAATGTCCCGCTCCTCGTCGCCCTCCTCGTAGTCGTCGTCAGACATCGCTGCCCCTCTCTGATAGGTAGGCACATGGTTGGTAGTCCAGTCCCAATGGCGCCCGCCGACCAGCTAGCCGCCCGTTGCAACACCGAGCCACTAGAACGAAGGCCGGGTGGCCGCGCACCACCCACCGAGCCGTCGGTCGGCTAAGCTCCGCCGGACAGTCAGTCCGGGAGAAGACCCCACTCGGTGGCGAGCCGGCCGACGAGTTCCTCCTGCCGCTTCCGCAGCAGTCCCGGCGTCCACTCGGTGGCATGCATCACCTCGATGGTCAGGGCAAAGAGGGATGCGCCATGCTTGCCCGTGAAGTACTTGCCCTTCTTCTCGACGAAGTCATAGTTCTGGGCGTAAGCATTCTTCGCCCGGTTGAGCAGTACGAGATTGCCGAGCCGGTGGGTCCAGTGAGCGCGCTGCTCGTCATCGAAGTCCTTGAGCCACTGGGAGCCCGCTTTGGGGGACTGCGGTAGCACGTGTTCGACGGTGATCACCTTGTGGTCGTAGACCACGCCAGAGGCGGCCGCCAATAGCTCATCCAGCCGTAGCAGGATGTACTTGCGCGTCTTGGTGACTGAGTACACGTCACCATTCAGGCGGGCAAGAGTGTCGGCCTTCTCCTCCTCCGTGAGCTGGAGGGAGGACGATGCCAGGCCCCTGCCGGCGTCCAACTCGCGTATGAGGTCCGCGTAGCGAGTCACTCGCGGGGTTGTGTAGACACGTCGGATGAACATGCTAGCCGACAGCCGCTCCAGAGCCCGGAAGAAATGGTCAAGCCACTCGGGATTGTCCGCGTAATTGCGCACCGCCCAGAGGGCCGCGGGCCGCCAGTCGTTGTTGTCGATCTGCCCAAGCCTCTTGAACCAGGCGTTGACTTTCTCCGCGCCGTTCGGCGCTGCGTAGTTCGCATCGCGGATCTGCGCATACGCGTCCGCATATGGTACGACAACATCATTGACGAACGACTCGGCCCGGCCGGCCAGGTACTGGCTGAGCACCTGGTCGTGAAACTCCCTGAGCAGTTCCCGCTCGGCCCGTCGCCCGGAGAACACCATACGGAGGTGAAGGAACAAGTCGGCGAAATCCTCGCGCCCGAGTGCCTCCTCCGCGTCCTCCCACTTGCGTGCGCACTCCTCGGACTCCCTGG includes:
- a CDS encoding DUF262 domain-containing HNH endonuclease family protein yields the protein MQQLEAQEVPLHKVFSHDYDFRIPDYQRPYAWDVEQAVQLLSDLEESLDRSSDEPYFLGSVVLVKTKGVPKAEVIDGQQRLTTLTILLSVLRDLAENSNVQGSLDKFVTEPGDQMLGLAPKPRLRLRKRDAGFFGDYVQTPGAITALLELKEHTLPTDAQKAVRRNAAALKGILSSWPDGRRLQLGQMLAQRTYLVVVSTPDLDSAHRIFSVMNSRGLDLSPTDIFKARIIGALGARESEECARKWEDAEEALGREDFADLFLHLRMVFSGRRAERELLREFHDQVLSQYLAGRAESFVNDVVVPYADAYAQIRDANYAAPNGAEKVNAWFKRLGQIDNNDWRPAALWAVRNYADNPEWLDHFFRALERLSASMFIRRVYTTPRVTRYADLIRELDAGRGLASSSLQLTEEEKADTLARLNGDVYSVTKTRKYILLRLDELLAAASGVVYDHKVITVEHVLPQSPKAGSQWLKDFDDEQRAHWTHRLGNLVLLNRAKNAYAQNYDFVEKKGKYFTGKHGASLFALTIEVMHATEWTPGLLRKRQEELVGRLATEWGLLPD